The following proteins are encoded in a genomic region of Oncorhynchus gorbuscha isolate QuinsamMale2020 ecotype Even-year linkage group LG11, OgorEven_v1.0, whole genome shotgun sequence:
- the LOC124047513 gene encoding protein dpy-30 homolog isoform X2, producing MAEDHTGMDQSRESHTAMEDTERSNTEKSSKQKVDLQSLPTRAYLDQTVVPVLLQGLSVLAKERPHNPIEFLAAHLHQNQFQYEDRI from the exons ATGGCAGAAG ATCACACAGGCATGGACCAGAGCAGGGAGAGCCATACAGCT ATGGAGGATACCGAGAGGTCCAACACGGAGAAGTCGTCTAAACAGAAAGTGGATCTTCAGTCTCTCCCAACACGGGCATATCTGGACCAGACTGTTGTGCCAGTCCTTCTACAGGGGCTCTCTGTGTTAGCCAAAGAACG GCCTCATAATCCCATTGAATTTCTCGCTGCACATCTCCACCAGAACCAGTTTCAATATGAGGACCGCATCTAA
- the LOC124047513 gene encoding protein dpy-30 homolog isoform X1 — MAEDHTGMDQSRESHTAKMEDTERSNTEKSSKQKVDLQSLPTRAYLDQTVVPVLLQGLSVLAKERPHNPIEFLAAHLHQNQFQYEDRI, encoded by the exons ATGGCAGAAG ATCACACAGGCATGGACCAGAGCAGGGAGAGCCATACAGCT AAGATGGAGGATACCGAGAGGTCCAACACGGAGAAGTCGTCTAAACAGAAAGTGGATCTTCAGTCTCTCCCAACACGGGCATATCTGGACCAGACTGTTGTGCCAGTCCTTCTACAGGGGCTCTCTGTGTTAGCCAAAGAACG GCCTCATAATCCCATTGAATTTCTCGCTGCACATCTCCACCAGAACCAGTTTCAATATGAGGACCGCATCTAA